The following proteins are encoded in a genomic region of Thermococcus henrietii:
- the trpB gene encoding tryptophan synthase subunit beta, with amino-acid sequence MWFGRFGGQFVPETLMEPLRELEKAYNELKDDEEFNRTLNYYLRTWAGRPTPLYYARRLSEKIGGARIYLKREDLLHGGAHKTNNAIGQALLAKFMGKSRLIAETGAGQHGVATAMAGALLGMSVDVYMGAEDVERQSMNVFRMKLLGANVIPVHSGSKTLKDAINEALRDWVASFEYSHYLIGSVVGPHPYPIIVRDFQSVIGREARAQILEAEGRLPDAIVACVGGGSNAMGIFYPFVNDDVRLVGVEAGGKGLETGLHAASLNAGEEGVFHGMLSYFLQNEEGQITPTHSVSAGLDYPGVGPEHAQMMESGRAEYVTVTDDEALRAFHELSRTEGILPALESAHAVAYAMKLAGEMERDEVIIVNLSGRGDKDLGIVMKVSGDV; translated from the coding sequence ATGTGGTTCGGTAGGTTCGGGGGGCAGTTCGTCCCCGAGACGTTAATGGAGCCTCTGAGGGAGCTTGAGAAGGCCTACAACGAGCTCAAGGACGATGAGGAGTTCAACAGGACCCTAAACTACTACCTCAGAACCTGGGCCGGCAGGCCGACCCCGCTCTACTACGCCAGGAGGCTGAGCGAGAAGATAGGCGGGGCCAGGATATACCTCAAGAGGGAGGACCTGCTTCACGGCGGTGCACATAAGACGAACAACGCGATAGGGCAGGCCCTGCTTGCGAAGTTCATGGGCAAGAGCAGGCTCATAGCGGAGACCGGGGCCGGTCAGCACGGGGTCGCGACGGCGATGGCTGGTGCGCTCCTTGGGATGAGCGTCGACGTTTACATGGGGGCGGAGGACGTGGAGAGGCAGTCCATGAACGTCTTCAGGATGAAGCTCCTCGGGGCGAACGTCATTCCGGTCCATTCCGGCTCGAAGACCCTCAAAGATGCGATAAACGAGGCCCTGAGGGACTGGGTCGCGAGCTTCGAGTACTCTCACTACCTCATAGGTTCGGTCGTCGGACCTCACCCCTACCCCATCATCGTGAGGGATTTCCAGTCCGTGATAGGGAGGGAGGCGAGGGCGCAGATACTCGAGGCCGAGGGAAGGCTTCCGGACGCCATAGTGGCCTGCGTGGGCGGCGGGAGCAACGCGATGGGCATCTTCTACCCCTTCGTAAATGATGATGTCAGGCTGGTAGGCGTCGAGGCGGGTGGAAAGGGCCTTGAGACGGGTCTCCACGCCGCGTCGCTCAACGCCGGTGAGGAGGGCGTCTTCCACGGCATGCTGAGCTACTTCCTCCAGAACGAGGAGGGGCAGATAACGCCGACCCACAGCGTCTCGGCCGGCCTGGACTACCCCGGCGTCGGACCGGAGCACGCGCAGATGATGGAGAGCGGCAGGGCGGAGTACGTCACGGTCACGGATGACGAGGCTCTGAGGGCCTTCCACGAGCTCTCCCGGACCGAGGGCATCCTGCCTGCACTCGAGTCGGCACACGCGGTTGCGTACGCCATGAAGCTCGCGGGGGAGATGGAGCGGGACGAGGTAATAATCGTGAACCTCTCGGGCAGGGGCGACAAGGACCTCGGAATAGTCATGAAGGTGAGCGGAGATGTTTGA
- a CDS encoding phosphoribosylanthranilate isomerase, with translation MFVKICGVRNPDELRLVERYVDATGVVVNSNSRRRVPLTVARGLIEESEIPIYLVSTMVGFSEWANAIERTGAEYVQVHSNAHPKTVERLVSEYGVSVMKAFTVPRESDSPEEDAERLLELIAQYEVDRILLDTGAGSGRRHDYRVSAIVARRYPIVLAGGLTPENVEEALRWVKPAGVDVSSGVERNGVKDRTLIEEFVGRVKNVVR, from the coding sequence ATGTTCGTGAAGATATGCGGTGTCAGAAACCCGGACGAACTGAGGCTCGTGGAGAGGTACGTGGACGCGACCGGGGTAGTGGTGAACTCGAACTCCCGGAGAAGGGTTCCGCTGACGGTTGCCAGGGGCCTGATAGAGGAATCGGAGATCCCGATATACCTGGTCTCAACCATGGTCGGCTTCTCCGAGTGGGCCAACGCCATCGAAAGAACCGGGGCGGAGTACGTCCAGGTGCACTCCAACGCGCATCCGAAGACGGTCGAGAGGCTGGTCTCCGAGTACGGTGTCTCGGTAATGAAGGCCTTCACTGTCCCGAGGGAGAGCGATTCCCCGGAGGAGGACGCGGAGAGGCTCCTCGAGCTCATCGCCCAGTACGAGGTTGACAGGATCCTCCTCGACACGGGGGCAGGGAGCGGCAGGAGGCACGACTACCGCGTGAGCGCCATCGTTGCAAGGAGGTATCCGATAGTCCTCGCGGGCGGTCTAACGCCGGAGAACGTTGAGGAGGCGCTGAGGTGGGTCAAACCGGCCGGCGTGGACGTCTCGAGCGGCGTTGAGCGGAACGGCGTGAAGGACAGAACGCTTATAGAGGAATTCGTTGGGAGGGTAAAAAATGTGGTTCGGTAG
- a CDS encoding aminodeoxychorismate/anthranilate synthase component II produces MIVLVDNRDSFVWNLAEYASLFDEVRVVPNTLTPAEVRRLDPDGIIISPGPGSPSDRREVGNSPEIVLEAEVPVLGVCLGHQIIAEVFGGRVGRVNPRHGKASPVRHDGRGVFRGVKNPLKAGRYHSLAVLEVPRGFRVTAVSLDDGVIMGIRHRRLPIEGVQFHPESVLTEWESREGLKIIKNFVEMTR; encoded by the coding sequence ATGATAGTCCTCGTGGACAACAGGGACTCCTTCGTCTGGAACTTAGCCGAGTACGCTTCCCTCTTCGACGAGGTTAGGGTTGTTCCCAACACCCTCACGCCGGCCGAGGTGAGGCGGCTCGATCCGGACGGGATAATCATCTCCCCCGGGCCCGGCTCCCCCTCGGACAGGAGGGAGGTCGGCAACTCGCCGGAGATCGTCCTCGAGGCGGAGGTTCCGGTGCTGGGAGTCTGCCTCGGCCACCAGATAATAGCGGAGGTCTTTGGCGGAAGGGTCGGCAGGGTGAACCCGAGGCACGGCAAGGCCAGCCCGGTCAGGCACGATGGAAGGGGTGTCTTCAGGGGGGTTAAGAACCCCCTGAAAGCCGGCCGCTACCACTCCCTGGCCGTCCTCGAGGTTCCCAGGGGGTTCAGGGTAACGGCCGTCTCCCTCGACGACGGCGTCATCATGGGGATAAGGCACAGAAGGCTGCCCATCGAGGGTGTTCAGTTCCATCCCGAAAGCGTTCTGACCGAGTGGGAGAGCCGGGAGGGGCTCAAGATAATCAAAAACTTCGTGGAGATGACGAGATGA
- a CDS encoding anthranilate synthase component I — MPFKVLRYVDPVDLYSALRDFDMPFILRSAEKGDRKARFTYVSAMPEFRVEVSGGGTLVDGERMSDETNPFRALKGLMRDSVEGNRFLGGFVGYIAYDAVHNYVEGDIEEPSVFGYYPWVFVYDHVRNTFGFFYLREPPFDPEAVVRRAGRGKRSGGGSSIVSTDAGIEEFVEMVERGKEYIRSGDVFQVVLSREYRVETDLDSLEVYERLVSINPSPYTFLLEFGKTVVGASPETMGSVEGKTFRINPIAGTAPRGRTPEEDEEIRRRLLNDEKERAEHVMLVDLARNDVRRVSKAGSVRLVRFFDVLRYSHVQHIESEVVGELREGLTSFDAMEAAFPAGTLTGAPKIRAMEIIDELERSRRRVYGGAVGYFSATGDADLAIAIRMAEIDRVARVRAGAGIVADSVPEREYEETENKMRAVLKALGVVG; from the coding sequence GTGCCTTTCAAGGTCCTGAGGTACGTCGATCCCGTTGACCTGTACTCCGCCCTCAGGGACTTCGACATGCCCTTCATCCTCCGCTCCGCCGAGAAGGGGGACAGGAAGGCCAGGTTCACCTACGTCTCGGCGATGCCCGAGTTCAGGGTTGAGGTCTCGGGTGGGGGCACGTTAGTGGACGGCGAGAGGATGTCGGACGAGACCAACCCCTTCCGCGCCCTGAAGGGCCTCATGAGGGACAGCGTCGAGGGCAACCGCTTCCTCGGCGGCTTCGTTGGGTACATCGCCTACGACGCTGTTCACAACTACGTTGAGGGGGACATCGAGGAGCCTTCGGTCTTCGGCTACTACCCCTGGGTCTTCGTGTACGACCACGTGAGGAACACCTTCGGGTTCTTCTACCTCCGGGAGCCGCCGTTCGACCCCGAGGCCGTGGTGCGGAGGGCAGGAAGGGGGAAGCGGTCCGGAGGTGGTTCCTCCATCGTCTCTACCGACGCCGGGATTGAGGAGTTCGTGGAGATGGTGGAGAGGGGGAAGGAGTACATCCGCTCGGGCGACGTCTTTCAGGTCGTTCTCTCCAGGGAATACCGCGTTGAGACTGACCTCGACTCCCTGGAGGTGTACGAGCGCCTCGTTTCCATAAACCCCAGCCCCTACACCTTCCTCCTCGAGTTCGGCAAGACCGTCGTCGGGGCATCGCCCGAGACGATGGGCTCCGTCGAGGGAAAGACCTTCAGGATAAACCCGATAGCGGGCACCGCCCCCCGCGGCAGAACCCCGGAGGAGGACGAGGAAATCCGGAGACGCCTCCTAAACGACGAGAAGGAGAGGGCGGAGCACGTCATGCTCGTGGACCTCGCGAGGAACGACGTCAGGAGGGTCTCGAAGGCGGGAAGCGTGAGGCTTGTCCGCTTCTTCGACGTCCTCCGGTACAGCCACGTCCAGCACATAGAGAGCGAGGTCGTCGGGGAACTCAGGGAAGGGCTTACCTCCTTCGATGCCATGGAAGCGGCGTTTCCGGCGGGAACCCTGACCGGAGCGCCGAAGATAAGGGCGATGGAGATCATAGACGAGCTGGAGAGGAGCAGGAGGCGCGTCTACGGGGGGGCGGTGGGCTACTTCTCGGCCACCGGTGACGCGGACCTCGCGATAGCGATCAGGATGGCGGAGATAGACCGCGTTGCGAGGGTCAGGGCCGGGGCCGGAATAGTGGCAGATTCGGTTCCGGAGCGGGAGTACGAGGAGACCGAGAACAAGATGAGGGCCGTCCTGAAGGCCCTGGGGGTGGTGGGATGA
- the trpD gene encoding anthranilate phosphoribosyltransferase, whose amino-acid sequence MSLLERIISGENLSFEEAYGLFHELEKESEVRIAAYLAALQTKGYTGEEIAGLAKAMRDAAVKVDLGEVADTAGTGGDGSSTINVSTASALILSSFTRVAKHGNTSVTSKSGSADLLRALEINPEIGPERAREMVEKTGFTFLFAPLYHPALRPIMPVRRALGVRTVFNVLGPLANPAEPAYQIVGVNSPDLLELMAEALSFLGVKRALVVHGSGMDEVSPFSETSVVEVRGKRAESYTVSPEDFGLKPVKPVPCASPEESARRIKAVLAGGGREEDRNFVLVNASAALYAAGVAGDFREGVEIAESALGEKMLERLGAIACLSRS is encoded by the coding sequence ATGAGCCTTCTTGAAAGAATAATCTCGGGAGAGAACCTCAGCTTCGAGGAAGCCTACGGTCTCTTCCATGAGCTTGAGAAGGAGAGCGAGGTTCGAATAGCGGCTTATCTAGCGGCGCTCCAGACCAAGGGTTACACGGGGGAGGAGATAGCGGGCCTCGCGAAGGCGATGCGCGACGCTGCGGTGAAGGTTGACCTCGGCGAGGTGGCCGATACCGCCGGCACCGGCGGGGACGGGAGCTCAACGATAAACGTTAGCACGGCCTCTGCCCTCATCCTCTCCTCATTCACCCGCGTCGCAAAGCACGGGAACACGTCTGTAACGTCCAAGAGCGGCTCGGCCGACCTCCTCAGGGCCCTCGAGATAAACCCAGAGATCGGGCCGGAAAGGGCGAGGGAGATGGTGGAGAAGACGGGCTTTACGTTCCTCTTCGCGCCGCTGTACCACCCGGCCCTCAGACCCATAATGCCCGTCCGGCGGGCCCTCGGTGTGAGGACAGTGTTCAACGTCCTCGGCCCCCTCGCGAATCCAGCGGAGCCAGCATACCAGATCGTCGGCGTGAACTCCCCCGACCTCCTGGAGCTCATGGCGGAGGCCCTCTCTTTCCTCGGGGTCAAACGGGCCCTCGTCGTCCACGGAAGCGGGATGGACGAGGTGAGTCCCTTCTCCGAAACGAGCGTCGTTGAGGTCAGGGGCAAACGCGCGGAATCCTACACGGTCTCGCCCGAGGACTTCGGGCTGAAGCCGGTGAAGCCCGTCCCCTGCGCCTCCCCGGAGGAGAGCGCCCGGCGCATAAAGGCCGTTCTGGCAGGGGGCGGGAGGGAGGAGGACAGGAACTTCGTTCTGGTGAACGCCTCCGCCGCCCTGTACGCGGCTGGGGTTGCCGGGGATTTCAGGGAAGGCGTTGAGATTGCAGAGAGCGCCCTCGGGGAGAAAATGCTGGAGAGGCTGGGGGCGATAGCGTGCCTTTCAAGGTCCTGA
- the trpC gene encoding indole-3-glycerol phosphate synthase TrpC, whose amino-acid sequence MMAFGLSRAIRSSKKNAIIAELKVHSPKYGDLLRGRDPFEILRAYERAGAVGISYITEPRYFRGSFEFLRRLCRETELPVLRKDFITTGEDVERTAEAGASAVLLIARLLGEDLAELVDLAKEHGLDTLVEVHSEGELRGALETSTTMIGINNRDIRKLELDDGNVSLTERLAPLIPKKYVRVSESGISTVDDLRRALRLTDAALIGTALMKAEDPGELLRKFVEVEV is encoded by the coding sequence GTGATGGCTTTTGGCCTGAGCAGGGCAATTAGAAGCTCAAAGAAAAACGCCATAATAGCTGAGCTTAAGGTCCATTCTCCGAAGTACGGCGACCTTCTGAGAGGCCGCGATCCCTTTGAGATTCTGAGGGCGTATGAACGTGCCGGGGCCGTCGGAATTTCGTACATAACCGAGCCGAGGTACTTCAGGGGAAGCTTCGAGTTCCTCAGGAGGCTCTGCAGGGAGACCGAACTGCCGGTTCTCAGGAAGGACTTCATAACGACAGGGGAGGACGTTGAAAGGACCGCAGAGGCGGGGGCGTCCGCGGTTCTCCTGATAGCAAGGCTCCTCGGGGAGGATCTGGCCGAGCTGGTGGATCTGGCGAAGGAGCACGGGCTGGACACGCTCGTTGAGGTGCACAGCGAGGGGGAGCTGAGGGGGGCCCTGGAAACCAGCACGACGATGATAGGCATCAACAACAGGGACATAAGAAAGCTCGAGCTCGACGACGGGAACGTTTCCCTGACCGAAAGGCTCGCCCCCCTGATCCCGAAGAAATACGTCAGGGTCAGCGAGAGCGGCATATCCACGGTTGATGACCTCAGGAGGGCCCTCAGGCTGACGGACGCGGCGTTGATAGGCACGGCGCTCATGAAGGCAGAGGATCCCGGGGAGCTCCTCAGGAAGTTCGTGGAGGTGGAGGTATGA